From the genome of Metarhizium brunneum chromosome 4, complete sequence, one region includes:
- the ANK3_1 gene encoding Ankyrin-3 has product MDGLTPLLRACKVAYESGHGTAKLVRELLSKRKADINLNAKCPCSDEKYAGMTPLHLSALILSEAEESKEDITDEEDNIFSHDKSIDEENKSHDKAKDKLQEESDEPDDELLKLLLGFGADPNARDATGSTALVLAAEAGHIKALRALLDHNADPNVGNTRETTALHLAAQSGHVACINLLVKKGANMDVAKVDETPNRGLCGITPLVLAVGLERLGAAKALFRLGADIGRAIHIAALYGELDIFNEIHEGCKRLPAEEYLKLCELAIHAAIMSNNGGRLATLLTTPGVKATVADDDGWTPLQCARSYDRKEMQAQILGAGATDESSGEMKTPTQWHLDDRHAALSPGIGTEQTPRVRDPKIVEVFASVGDVIDLTCDSYGVAVARANHCIPDGQDFFFEIKVQKGCRDKYQTLGIGLCSDIAPLNSELSFGHPAVSCGYYARNGEVRASGVQSTGFFNPRCYGEGDIVGCGVDAKKGTIYFTKGRQRLAERGRRGCFSPPSRKALSGGLRRHSSDWGTHISEENVDTVRYKRSRSGSRKYHQPPHGEAVQESDLEILEVQQSAGVKSQAKSYHETITVGLEVVSGFLTGIWYAIYQCGDRYTEDVDFERCEDPSKPNHDLKRLPLGSKRDGSNCRRSDCRGP; this is encoded by the exons ATGGATGGTCTGACACCTCTCCTGAGAGCATGCAAGGTAGCGTATGAGAGCGGACATGGTACCGCCAAGCTCGTCCGGGAGCTCTTGTCTAAGCGAAAAGCCGATATTAATCTGAATGCCAAATGTCCTTGTAGTGATGAAAAGTATGCGGGAATGACTCCCCTCCACCTGTCTGCGCTCATCCTTTCAGAAGCTGAGGAAAGCAAAGAGGACATTACTGACGAGGAAGACAATATTTTCAGCCACGACAAGAGCATTGATGAAGAAAACAAGAGCCATGATAAAGCGAAGGATAAGCTGCAAGAAGAAAGCGACGAACCGGACGACGAGCTCCTCAAGTTGCTCCTCGGCTTTGGAGCGGACCCTAACGCGAGGGATGCCACGGGCTCTACAGCTCTTGTGCTGGCTGCGGAAGCCGGACACATCAAGGCACTCCGTGCTTTGCTAGATCACAATGCCGACCCTAACGTCGGCAATACTAGAGAGACCACGGCGCTGCACCTTGCCGCTCAGTCTGGCCACGTCGCCTGCATCAATCTGCTTGTGAAGAAGGGTGCGAATATGGATGTAGCTAAAGTGGACGAAACGCCCAACCGCGGGCTTTGTGGTATTACACCACTGGTACTCGCGGTAGGCCTAGAGCGGCTCGGTGCCGCCAAGGCATTGTTTCGTCTCGGGGCAGATATCGGACGTGCCATACACATTGCCGCACTGTATGGCGAGTTGGACATTTTCAACGAGATACATGAAGGTTGCAAAAGACTTCCAGCCGAGGAGTATTTGAAGTTGTGTGAGCTAGCAATCCAcgcagccatcatgtctAACAATGGAGGGCGCCTCGCCACGCTGCTCACCACGCCTGGCGTCAAAGCAACCGTGGCAGATGACGACGGGTGGACGCCGTTGCAATGCGCCAGGTCTTACGACCGTAAGGAGATGCAAGCACAAATTCTAGGCGCTGGCGCCACCGACGAGTCATCAGGTGAGATGAAGACACCTACTCAATGGCACCTGGACGACCGGCATGCCGCGCTCTCTCCAGGTATAGGGACAGAGCAGACCCCGCGAGTGAGAGACCCGAAGATTGTAGAGGTATTTG CTAGCGTGGGAGACGTGATTGATTTAACGTGTGACTCGTATGGAGTAGCTGTGGCTCGAGCGAACCATTGTATCCCAGATGGCCAGGACTTTTTCTTCGAAATCAAGGTGCAGAAAGGCTGCAGAGATAAATACCA AACGCTCGGTATCGGTCTTTGCAGTGATATCGCTCCTCTGAATAGTGAGCTCAGCTTTGGACACCCGGCTGTCTCCTGTGGCTACTATGCTCGCAACGGGGAGGTGCGCGCAAGTGGTGTGCAGTCAACTGGATTTTTCAACCCGAGATGTTATGGTGAAGGGGACATTGTTGGATGCGGAGTGGATGCGAAGAAAGGAACCATTTACTTCACCAAAGGTAGACAGCGACTAG CTGAACGTGGCCGTAGAGGATGCTTTTCGCCACCCTCCCGGAAAGCTTTATCCGGCGGTCTTCGTCGACACTCGTCAGACTGGGGTACGCATATCTCTGAAGAGAATGTCGACACGGTTCGATACAAGCGAAGTCGAAGCGGAAGCCGTAAATACCACCAGCCTCCCCATGGAGAAGCAGTGCAAGAAAGTGACTTGGAAATATTAGAGGTACAGCAATCCGCAGGGGTAAAATCGCAGGCCAAGAGTTATCATGAAACGATAACTGTCGGACTCGAGGTCGTGTCGGGATTTCTCACGGGTATTTGGTACGCCATTTATCAGTGCGGAGACCGGTACACTGAAGACGTCGATTTTGAGAGATGTGAGGATCCATCCAAGCCAAACCATGATCTTAAGCGACTGCCTCTGGGCTCGAAGAGAGATGGGAGCAACTGTAGACGATCTGATTGCAGAGGCCCCTGA
- the PKH2 gene encoding Serine/threonine-protein kinase PKH2, which yields MLRSLISKQPSFWKTWRQLVTGLCLKLYSLTLYALRLNVSHPNANSTELVTLPAASFPGSTALFFRLHPGIILKAPVKVGEDDILRKRDNVDQYFSIEEQILSRLGKHPRIVRLLGSRTEFLTGLLFAEASHGNLQSFLHQHGNEIAPSLRHRWFIQAIDSIVFIHSKGVIHSDLRPENFLVYGTLPLSLDLCLCDFGGSTCEDLQLSGGKLPNSGFFNPNDAWEATYTVDIFALGSVLYTIITGRWPFRATTGQFTSVEEMEEYDAYVDGRIADGIFPEVEGLFGGEIIRGCWTNKFSRAADIMASAYQLQIKY from the exons ATGCTACGCTCATTAATTTCAAAACAACCATCTTTCTGGAAAACATGGCGGCAACTTGTCACTGGCCTTTGCCTCAAACTATATTCCTTGACTCTCTATGCCCTCCGCCTCAACGTATCACACCCGAATGCAAACTCGACCGAGCTGGTCACGCTACCCGCCGCATCTTTCCCGGGCTCGACTGCCCTCTTTTTCCGTCTCCATCCAGGCATCATTCTGAAAGCCCCTGTCAAGGTAGGCGAAGATGATATTTTGCGAAAGCGAGACAATGTGGATCAATACTTTAGCATCGAAGAGCAGATCCTTAGCAGGCTCGGTAAACATCCGAGGATTGTCAG ACTTCTAGGCTCACGAACCGAATTCCTGACTGGGCTGCTCTTTGCGGAGGCCAGTCACGGAAATCTCCAGTCTTTCTTGCATCAGCATGGCAACGAAATTGCACCCAGCCTTCGCCATCGATGGTTTATTCAGGCGATTGATTCTATCGTGTTTATCCACAGCAAGGGTGTGATACACAGCGATCTTAGACCTGAAAACTTCCTCGTCTATGGCACATTGCCCTTATCACTCGACTTGTGCCTCTGCGACTTTGGCGGATCAACCTGCGAGGACCTCCAGCTTTCCGGCGGAAAACTTCCCAACTCTGGCTTTTTTAACCCGAACGATGCCTGGGAAGCGACCTATACCGTTGATATTTTCGCCCTTGGATCTGTCCTGTATACCATCATTACGGGTCGGTGGCCGTTTCGTGCAACCACTGGCCAATTTACTTCCGTGGAAGAAATGGAGGAATACGATGCATATGTAGATGGCCGCATTGCTGATGGCATTTTCCCCGAAGTTGAGGGACTTTTCGGCGGTGAGATTATTCGGGGGTGTTGGACAAACAAATTCTCTCGCGCCGCGGATATTATGGCAAGTGCTTACCAGTTACAAATCAAGTACTAG